AGCTCGATCGTGGCCAGAATCTGGGAGCAGGTGGAGATGAAGAGGGGTGTCCAGAGTCCCAGAGATACTCCaacatccccaacccccagcgtTCAACATGGCTCACATTCAACATATGACTCTATCTGTGTATCCTCCTCTGTCTCACAGTACATCTCCCCATCCAACCCTCCTACCCAGCCCACCTGGGGAAATAGAGGCCGCTCCTCCCGCTGGAACTTGAGGCAGTCAGTCAGCAAGCGCCTCATGGCTTTGGGGCAATTACTGAAGATTTTGCTGAGGTCCGGAGACAGATAGCCACGACCCACCATAAAGATGatctggggggaggggaatgggttgATTTTGGGTTTGGGCTGGGAACTCTGAATCTTAAAAGATATGGAAAGTTAATTTTTGAGGACTAAAGGTGTCTAATACTAAGGCCCGGAGGAGTCTAGGTTCCTAAGTACCTGGTGGGTTTTTCTGCTGATAAAAGAGAAGGATTTAAATTCAGTGTGTCAAAGATTGTAGGTGTGTATGGCCCAGAACAATAGGAGTCCGGAGTTATTAAAGGGTATAAGCCCGGAAAACACTGATTCAGGGAAATGCAGAATACTGCTTCTTGGGGGAAATTCCCATTTCATTGGGGGAAACAGAAGTAGGGGTCTGGGGCATAAATAAGTGTATGTACACTGTGCAGTACTCAAAGCTCAAATACTTGATATCTGGAGCTGGCATCCAAAAGCAGGGAAAGTTCTAAATCTTAAATTTGGAGAATTTTGAGAATCTAAGACCTAGAGTGCTACGAATTCTAGGACCCCAAATTCGGGATGACTATGGGTATTTAAGAAGTACAAAGTTGGACAGGTGGGATATTTTCAGCATCCACAGTAGAACACTAAATATTGAAGGGTTCAGGGGTCATCTGAAGGGTTTGGGGGTCTAGGGGCATCCTGAATATAGCGAGTCGAAGAAATCTGGATTTTAAGGGTTCTGGCACAGGGGTTTGTGGATGTGTGAGGAGGATAGGAGTTAGTATAAGACAGAATTAAAAGACAGATTCTAGGACTCTTCATCCAGAAAAATCCTGTACAAATGAGGGGACCTGGAGTGTGAAACCCTGGGAACTGAAGGTAAGTTATGAGGCTCACCTGGTCACGGCTGCCAATGTGGCTGTAGGGCAGTGAGCCGGTCATAAGCTCATAGAGCACAACACCATAGGCATAGACATCCGACTGGAAGCTGTAGGGGTTCGGGTCCTGCATTCGGATCACCTCAGCTGCCTTCGGTAGGCCAGACAGGGCAGGGAGACCATGAGGGTCAAAAAATGACTAGCCCACAGTACTAGATCCTGAGAGTTACACTGAGGACAACTCAGTGCCACCCACTAGAGGTGAAATGTTGGCAGTCCAGATACCCCCACCTGGCACAGGCATCCCTACTTTGCCTGGCATGCCCCAATCCAAAAGTCCACATCTCCCATTGGTCCCCATCTAGCCTGGCCCAACTTACCATCCACAGCACAGACCCTGAGGGCTGCTCTAAGGGCTGGGCCCCACTCCATCGTGTCTTCACTGTGGCCAGGCCGAAGTCACCAATCTTGACTGTGAGCCCCTCATGTAGGAAGATATCCAGCAGGGTCAAGGGCCATTACAAGGAATCCCAATAGCTATGCCTCATACATACCCTGACTGGATGATTCTCAGAACCCCTGTGCTAGTGGGTCATGTCTCTTGCCAGAAGTCACCCCCATTTCATTCTAACTATCCAACTGATGGGACCCCACTTGGTTCCATTGTGACCCAAGACCAACAAGTCCCATGGATGACACCTAAATCTGTCATGCCTTGGACACTGACCATGAGCTCCCTGTAATGTCATCTAGAACTACTAGATCTCACCTAACCAGGGCACCCAACAGTATGTGAACCATCTGACCCCTAAACAAAGGTCCTTCATTTAAAGGGTCCTTCACCAGGTATAGCTCTGTTACCTGACAAGAAACCACAGGCCCTTCCCTTTTCACCTCCCCAAACTTACCCCCCAAAATCATCCCTTTAAACTATCACTCTGATTAATACCCACCCCCAATGCCAGTCAGGGACAGGTAGATACTGTTGGACTTTAGGTCTCGGTGAATGATGTTCTTGGCGTGGAGGTAGCTGTGGAGATGGAAGTGGGTAGTGAATTATCTGGAGACtatttcagctctccctcccacctccccaactCTCTAAGATATAAGGCTCACTCCATGCCCTGGGCAGTCTGCCGGGCCACATCAATGAGCTGGACCATGTCAAAGCGCGTGTCAGCCACATGTAGGTGGTGGTAGAGGCTGGAACCCTCACACCACTGTGTGATGATGGCAAACCCTGGCCGAGTCATGAAACCCATAAACAGCAAAATGTTGACATGTCGTGTCTTCCTGTAGGCAGGGAGGATAGGTTTGAGGAAGGGGTCAGGAAATAGAACAAGTGTCATGTGTTTACTCAGCAACAGGAAAAACAATGTCAGCTACCTTCCCTATCATTCATTTTACCTTGTCTTTAAGGGTGCTCAGGGCCAGAATGTTGTCAGATCCCAATCTGTGAGACTTGATGGGCTGCTGGAAGCTGAGTAGCGGTGGCTGTCCTGACCTTCCTCaacaaaattctattttattttattattttcttctgtttttgaaacagggtctcatgctgTATACCAAGCTGGCCCGGAGCTCATTAAGTAGCCTGggcaggcctcaaactctcagTGATCCTTCTAACCcaacctcccaagcactgggatcatgggcatgggccaccacacttGGCAGTGGCTATTTTACAGATGACAAAGTACAAAGCCAACCTTCTTCATCAATACTGATAAAGACAAGGTCAAGCCATGGAGACATGTGTGACATGGGAGTGTGATAGTTTACTAATCACTTGAAGAGACTTAGAGGTAAAGagtctggacacaggaaccaggGCCAAACCTTTACCAGTTACAACCTTGGAGAGAACTTCTAACCGCTTTGGTCCTCTTGTTCCCAAACCATACAACTATCATCATTACAGCAGCTGCTTTATGAGGATGTTACAAAGGGTGAAGCTGAACAAACAGTAAACACTCTGAAACTTCCAGTTTGTTTCTGGTTACCTGGGTCTACCTCATGGAAACTGTCATGTACAGAAACCTCTTTAATATAGTTTATGAGAAAACCACATTCTTTCATATGAGTATTAACCACAGTTTGAATACACAAAAGCAAACAGGGATGATACTTAGATCACAGAAGACAACAAAACACCAGGACATTCCCATCTCATTTTGATACTTGAGATAGAACATAGGCTAAGcatatgctctaccactgagattaTACACAaggattagttttggtttttgaaacagagttcaTGTATCACAAACTGGcttcaaattcctgatcctcaTGCCTCAGACTGCCAAGTTCTAAGAGTACAGACATGTACTACCACACTGCTACacagatgcaaaaaaaaatttttgagacTAGGTTTCATCATATAACCCAGATCATTTGAACAAtctgtgtatttgtgagtgtgaaaatatacatgtatgtgttagTACAAGTATATGCAGATTTAAGTGAAGTCCAGAGGTCAACCTAGGATATTGTTTCCAGGAGCTACTggctttgtttatatatttacttatctTAGCAACTGTTCTGAGGCAGAGATTTTTCACTCAGACCTAGGGCATGCCAATTAGTCTAGACTGGCTGGCTGACAAGCCCCTGGAATCTTCCTATCTGTGTTTCTCCAGTGCTGAGCTTGTAAGCCTGTGCTGCCATACCCagccttttacatgggtgctagagagcaaactcaggtcttcatgtttgcatggttaagtattttattacattatcatAGCGGCTCTGGTTTCAAACTtttggtccttctgcctcagcctcccaagtactgagattataggcatgtaccatcatTCTCAGCATAgggattcctctgtgtgtgtgtgtgtgtgtgtgtgtgtgtgtgtgtgtgagagagagagagagagagagagagagagagagagagagaggtgggggaaggggaggaagacagacagtgggggggaggggaggaagagaggaagacagacagacttaatgtacaggtgtgcatgtgcatctgtgcacacaaatggagaccagaggtcaatgtcaggtgTATCCTTTAATCACACTCTGCATTGTTTTgtatgtggcacacatacatgatTGTGTGTTCACCTGTGCATCTGCATGGATAGAGAGAGACCAGAGGTTGATATTGGGTATCTATCTCCCTTGACTGCATTCCACCTCATTTTGAGACCAAATCTCTAACTAAACCTAGACCTCAACAATTACCTAGACTGGCTAAGCCCCAGTGATCcactcttgtctctgccttcccagtgctaggattacaggtatgcaccactgcacccagctttttactttttatgtaggtgctgggaatccaaactcaagtacttacatggcaagcactttactgatggAGCTATCTTCCCATCAAATATGAAGATTCCTTTGCATATATTTATCTGTGTATATAGAGCATGTTTGCCATAGTGTACATGTGGagaacagaggacaactttcaggagtcagttctctcctgctacCATATAGGTCCCGAGGACTGAATGGatccaggttgtcaggcttggtgctGAGCTACCTCAGCAgcataaagattcttttttttttccacaagaaAAGGGGTTTATTGGGGGAAagcaaggaagagaagaagaaacaggtgatgaaggaggaggaagaggagaacgagaagaaaaagaaggggcaAGATTCTTAATAGTAGGAAGCCAGTAGATAAAATAAAGAGTGCAATTTATTGCATACTCAAATCATCAAACTTTACAGAGATGAGCTGAGAATAAGTTCTCTTATTGTGGCATCCATTGTGTTTATCTGATAGAGGGAAGAAGCCCATGTATGTATCCTCAGATTGTCAGAAATTATACCTTCCGGATGACAGGgagtatagttcagtggtagaacatatGTTTAGTATGGTAAAGCCCTAGgttacttttacacacacacacacacacacacacacacacacacacacacacacaccctatacagccttgcttatataaaataaaagcacaaagTACTATGCTACATAATAACTGTAGTGGCTAAAAGGCTGCCACCCTGGTTTTCTCAGTGTGAATGAATATAGTGTTGATTATACCTTAATTATAGCAATTATAATAACTACACAACTGGACTGTAGAATATGATTATAATTAATATTGTTCTTTGCATCAAACAAACTATAATTAACAAGCCTACAACACAATAAATATAATAGTGATTCAGCAAAAGGAAAAGGACAGATGTGAgccctcctggagctggaattacataACATCTTCATGTGTTAAATAATCATGACAATGGCCTATGGCTAGACTTGTTCACAGCCAGCCAATAGCAATGTCAATCCAAAGAAACATCATCATCGTCCTCATCATCAGCCTATTGCTCAGAGGGAAAGAGTCATCTCTTAGAGAGAAATTGAGCCTAAATCTGCTTCCAACATGGCACAAATATAGTAGACACCCAGGAAATACCCCAGCATGGCTTTTTCCCAAACACTAAATGCTGCCTGCCACCATCTGTCCCACTTACACACATAGTGACCTCACCTGAGCACCTGCATCTCATTCTTGAAGGCCTGGGCCTGCTCAGCGGTAGGTTGGGCCACCTTGAGCACTTTCACAGCTACATCGCCATGCCAACGCCCCCGAAACACAGTGCCAAAAGAGCCTGTCCCGATCCTCTTCAACAGCTGTACCTCACTGGGTGGCACCTCCCAGTAATAGCCTGAGTCCCGGTACCCCAGGTTCTTCTGTAGGCCAGATGGGTGGCATCAGAGGGGCCTACCCACAACCCTCAGTTATAGTACTCAGGCTGTGGTGGCCCCCAAGGATTTCCTATGGCAtaccacttttttcttttcatctgccAAGGACTTCCGTTCCCGCTGTTCTGCAGGTAACTTGGAATGTGGGGACTTCCTCCCTGAAGACACACTAGCTGGGCTAGGGCTACCCCGAGGAGCTCCATCACCACCTCTACCAGCAGCTGTGGTTGTACAGAATGCTGTGAGTGGAGGCAAGTGGGGCAGTGGGGCAGAGAGAGCTCAGGGTGCAGAAAGGGGTAGGGATTCTCTCACCATCGGTGCTGAAGCTCTGAGCAGTAAACTGGAAGGAGGTGGGAGCAGAAGTTAAAGTGAGGATATGGCAATAGTAATGGCTAAGCAATGCTCCATGCTCCCCACTGTCACCTCCTTGACACCCACCTGCATGAGGCTGGAGTCCATGGGAGCTGTGGTGCTGACCATGTGGACGTTAGGAGTAGATGTGGAGCGGATGCGCTGCAGTGGGGGATTGGCAGGGGCAGGGAAGGAGAAGTGCTCCTGGTCACGTTGCTGGGTAAAGGGACTAATAGAGAAAAAGCTGTAAAATTGCTGCAGAAGGAACTAGAAAGCAAAGAAAGCCCAACTCCACCACCCTGAATGTGCGTTTAGCTCATAAACAGTACATGTCTGTTGATCATACCAGTAATCATCTGCTCAAGAAACATTTACTGAGTGCCTCCTGTGTGCCAGATTCAACTCTAAACAGAGGAGATCAAACTGTGGATACCACAAATAAAAAGCTCTTGCCCTTGTAGTTATTTTTAGCAGAggtagaagaattaaaaaaaaaccatatataATGTGCCTGTTAGTGATAGGcacaaaaagaggaaaataaactgAAGTAAGGAGGTAGAAAGTGTCCCTGGGGGATCAGGAGTGGGTTCTCAGAAAGGGCGACATAGGGGGAAAGGTCTAAAGAAGGAACAATGAAGGACAAAGATAGTTGGAGAAAGGGTAAGATATGACTTTTTATTACATATCATAATGACatgtatttttcaaatatattatttattttataataatgagCATTACCTATATTAAAATGGCAACGTTTTCAATACACATATTATCATATTATGTAATACACATTACACACAACATATAAAGATTATACATATATCACGATACAAAAAAACTTTTTTACTGTTTtaagacagtctcatgtagcccaggctggccttgaacttgctacttAGTGGAGGGTAGCCTTGAACTATTGATcgtcttgcctccacctcccatgaATTATACCTTACAGAAAAACATTCTTCTGTTACTTTCACCATTCTGAGATTAAATTCACAGGTAAATCAACACAATACACTCAAAACTACAAATAATAATACGTTAACCTtactttttatatattatgtaaaactATATGCTATCATATCCAACATAAGTGAAATAAAAGTTCTTTCTGATACAGCAACATTTATTTCAAAGAGAAAAGACTGGGGTGTGGTTATACTGGAAGAAATGAACAAACTAGACGTTTTTATATATACACTTGTAATTAATATGAATCGTTATTCACTCTACATCAGATCTTGTTTTAAGCATTGCAAATATCTCAACTCTTAATCCTCTTCAGAACCCACTATGAAAAAGTCTCatcccctcttcccagatgaaaaGAATGAAACCTGGAGTGACCAGGTGCCTTACCAATGATCCCACAGTCCCATGCCCTTATTCAATACTTGTAGGTACTCAATAGTATTTATCACGTAAACAAATAAACGAAACTATAATCTGTCAGGGTCCTCCAATCCTTCTTTCACTGGCCCCTGGCCTTTCATCTACGACATCCCTACCTGGGACCCTGGGGGGTTAGCAGCTCATTCACAGAGAGATTTGAGGGAACCTCCTGCTGCCTGGAGCCTCCAGACAAATCCTGGATGCTGTGGTAGAACCTTGAGGACATAAAGGTGTAAAACAAGAAGGCTGTGAGTATAGGCTGTCTGACTGTAAGCCCCTGTACTTGGGCTTCTGACCTCCCCATCCCTCAAGCCACCCCAGGCTGGGCTCACTGTCGGCGGTTGGTACTCATGTCAACGCAGACCGTGGGGACCTTGGAGGAACAATGCTGGTGGAACTTGTAGCCACAGGTTTGGCAGCGAAAGCCGTGGAACAGAAACTTAAGGCAGAAGTCACAGAAGGCCAAACTGAAGAATGTCTTCCGTACCTGCAGCCACAAAGCAGGGAAGTGCAGGCCTGACTGAGGGCCCTCTCTGTCCACACTGTGGCCTCCCCCACCATCCCCATTAGACTTACAAAATTGTGCATGGTCAGTGGCACATCTTCCAGGACCTCCACAATGAGCTCCTCGCCATCCAGAGGTGCAATGGCTGTGTCCCAGGCAGTGACTGTCTTTCTTCTGCAAGAAGTATGGAAGAGAATGAGAGTGATGGTGGACTGGGGCCATAGTAGACAGGGAAGTTCCAAAAGTTCCTCTCAGTCCACTCCACGAACTATTTTCTCACATGTTTAATTCTCACTAAGTTAGTcacatttgggctggagagatggctcagcagttaagaatacttgcttctcgggctggagagatggctcagtgtttaagaacactgactgctcttccagaggtcctgagtgcaattcccagcaaccacatggtggctcacagccatctgaaatgggatccgatcccctcttctggtgtgtctgaagacagctacagtgtactcatatacataaaataaataaatcttttttaaaaaaagaatatttgcttctctttcagaggacctgggttcagttcccagcactcacatggtaactcacaaccatccatgaaTAACTCCTGTGGGATCTTgaaccttcttctggcctctataggcaTGAGGAACATACACAGTACATATACATGCAGTTaaatcactcatacacataaaaagggtaaaatttcaaataaaaaataaagttaatcaCTATTCTTACTGCCAATTTATAGACAAAAGAAACTGGCTCGAGCCATTAGGTGAACTGCCCAAGCACTAGAGTCACAGGTATACCCACCACTCCCAGATCTAATCCATGATCCTAACCATGCAGTAAGAGGCAAAGGAAACTATATCTCAGGAGTAGTAAGCTAGCACCAGAGAAGGGAGCTGATGAGACACTGAAACAGGTAAattgtgaaagaacaaaacagataAACTCTGGAAGGTGACAGATTGAGGACTTGAGGGCTAAGTGGATAGTGAATTGCAGACCTTCCAAAGGTCaatgaagggaaacagaagatgTCACCTGGGTTACCTcaaatagtggaagacttcaagacAAACAAGGAGGAATGACACTGAAGAAGGGAGGTATGTAGGGACACAGTGGATGGCATGGGGTTTCCATACTTACCCTTTGATGAGTCTGTAGACCACACAGCAGTCCTGATTGAGACCCCGCACCTTGAGGGCCTTGTCCAAAGAGTCATAGACACTCATGCCATCCCGGACAGTCACCTGTGTGTGTACAGAGGTTGGGGGTCTTCAGTACCCAACAGTTACCCTAGCCAATTATTCCTTCCCTCTGCAGTAGCCATTACCCTACCCCTTATCACCCTTCTGATCCCAGACTACAACTAGGACCATCTGGAACCCCTGCCAATACTGTCTGAGTGACTCACCACTGTGCGTTGCTTGTTAGGCAGGTACACTTTGACAGTGCCAACTGCCCGAGATGGCTCAGCCCCACTAGCAGGAGGGCCTCGTGGTGGTTCCATGTTGTCTAAGGATTTTTTCAAGATGGGCTGAGGTAGGACTGGGCAGGTGCCATAGGCCTCCTAGCAGAGGGCAAAGGAAAAATTCAGAGGTCTAGTAATGACAGCCTGAAAGCAGAGTGGTAGAGGACATATAAAATTCCATCTCTAAGCTCCCAAGGCTCCCTGAATCCCAGTTTTTATGAAATAGTGCAATGACACTAACCCTTTTCTGCTGAGAATCTCCTATTGCTTATCTCACAGTCGAGCACCAAGGTCTGAGACGCACTGCAGTGAGCAGACAGTGCACACTGTTCTAGACGGTGCAGAGCACAAGACTCTTCTAGAGACTAATGGGGAAGTCAGTATGTACTGCATTGAGGACTGCAGGTCTCAGGTACACAATGGCAATGAACAGGCTGTCTTAGCTTGAGAGAATGGGTGATCAGACACTATAAGGAAAGGAGTCACAGATGGGGGACAGGAAAATGGAGGATCATCAGACCTTGTCTTAGATGGAGGAAATGAAGACTGTATCAATGACCTTAAAAGGCACTATGGCCATTCCAAAGCACTGAGCTGTAAGGCTGATGGTAGAATCAAAGGTACTGTCTGATAGCTAATAGAGGTCAACAGACTCTGTGATAAGTTCACAGAGGTTCACCAAACACTAAAGAGACGTAATAGGATTCACTACGGACTGTGAAAAATAGCTGGATAACAGACCATATCATATACTAAATCAAATGCAGTGGCAATGATGGCTCATCAGAAAACACTATCATGAGGAAAAAGAAGACGATGGTATCCAGGGGAGGAAAATGGAGGTAAGGTTGGGGAGAGGGTTTCCAAAGACTGTTCCTGATAATTACTGTGGGGTCAACAGATTACTGGTGTAAACGCACTAAGAAATCATGGAAAGAGATTGGGGTGAACTAGGGATAATGGGGTGATTTCCCTAAGTGGCGTAGAATATTAAGGACAATAAGAAACCATGGGAGAGAGCTGCATCTCCTGGGCGTTGTGAGGAAACGTCATCAGACATTTTAAGGATTAAGAGTTCACCTTGGAATTTTGCACCCAAGCCCCAGACCCCAGACCCAATTTGGCTCGATCCCGCCCTCCCCAAAGGCCTCAAGCTCTGTGCAGGCGGACTGCCATTCGCAGCAAGCAAAACCACCACTGCAGCCTGCAGGCCGACTCCTCCATCCACTCCCACGGTCGATGACGACGGTCTCGCCCGGGTCAAACCACTCCTTTGGTTCCAAGCGGGAGAACGCTGAGATTCAGATGGAAGCATCGTGGAGCTGAGCTTTTGGTTCGGATTTCATACCCGGGTCCCGCAGCTGCTCCAAAGCCCGAACCCTACCGGGCCTGCCCTCACCTGTCACACCGCTACCGCCACCACCGCCTCCATCTTGGGCTTGTCTTCTTGTTTCCTCTCAGTCCACCGCCACCGTACCTTGGCTTTCTGCTATTGGCTCTCCAGGACTCGTCCctccatttttattggattaaGATCATGCCCATCAAGACTAGACCAGCGGAATGTGGGTCGTGTTCCGGATTAGGAGGGGTGGGCTCAAATGGCAGTCTCTAGGGCAAATTCGCTTGTCCTGATTGGCGCGCAGGCGCAGTCAG
The window above is part of the Rattus norvegicus strain BN/NHsdMcwi chromosome X, GRCr8, whole genome shotgun sequence genome. Proteins encoded here:
- the Araf gene encoding serine/threonine-protein kinase A-Raf isoform 1 (isoform 1 is encoded by transcript variant 1) — translated: MEPPRGPPASGAEPSRAVGTVKVYLPNKQRTVVTVRDGMSVYDSLDKALKVRGLNQDCCVVYRLIKGRKTVTAWDTAIAPLDGEELIVEVLEDVPLTMHNFVRKTFFSLAFCDFCLKFLFHGFRCQTCGYKFHQHCSSKVPTVCVDMSTNRRQFYHSIQDLSGGSRQQEVPSNLSVNELLTPQGPSPFTQQRDQEHFSFPAPANPPLQRIRSTSTPNVHMVSTTAPMDSSLMQFTAQSFSTDAAGRGGDGAPRGSPSPASVSSGRKSPHSKLPAEQRERKSLADEKKKVKNLGYRDSGYYWEVPPSEVQLLKRIGTGSFGTVFRGRWHGDVAVKVLKVAQPTAEQAQAFKNEMQVLRKTRHVNILLFMGFMTRPGFAIITQWCEGSSLYHHLHVADTRFDMVQLIDVARQTAQGMDYLHAKNIIHRDLKSNNIFLHEGLTVKIGDFGLATVKTRWSGAQPLEQPSGSVLWMAAEVIRMQDPNPYSFQSDVYAYGVVLYELMTGSLPYSHIGSRDQIIFMVGRGYLSPDLSKIFSNCPKAMRRLLTDCLKFQREERPLFPQILATIELLQRSLPKIERSASEPSLHRTQADELPACLLSAARLVP
- the Araf gene encoding serine/threonine-protein kinase A-Raf isoform X1; translated protein: MASPQDQGAPLPLMPDKEAYGTCPVLPQPILKKSLDNMEPPRGPPASGAEPSRAVGTVKVYLPNKQRTVVTVRDGMSVYDSLDKALKVRGLNQDCCVVYRLIKGRKTVTAWDTAIAPLDGEELIVEVLEDVPLTMHNFVRKTFFSLAFCDFCLKFLFHGFRCQTCGYKFHQHCSSKVPTVCVDMSTNRRQFYHSIQDLSGGSRQQEVPSNLSVNELLTPQGPSPFTQQRDQEHFSFPAPANPPLQRIRSTSTPNVHMVSTTAPMDSSLMQFTAQSFSTDAAGRGGDGAPRGSPSPASVSSGRKSPHSKLPAEQRERKSLADEKKKVKNLGYRDSGYYWEVPPSEVQLLKRIGTGSFGTVFRGRWHGDVAVKVLKVAQPTAEQAQAFKNEMQVLRKTRHVNILLFMGFMTRPGFAIITQWCEGSSLYHHLHVADTRFDMVQLIDVARQTAQGMDYLHAKNIIHRDLKSNNIFLHEGLTVKIGDFGLATVKTRWSGAQPLEQPSGSVLWMAAEVIRMQDPNPYSFQSDVYAYGVVLYELMTGSLPYSHIGSRDQIIFMVGRGYLSPDLSKIFSNCPKAMRRLLTDCLKFQREERPLFPQILATIELLQRSLPKIERSASEPSLHRTQADELPACLLSAARLVP
- the Araf gene encoding serine/threonine-protein kinase A-Raf isoform 2 (isoform 2 is encoded by transcript variant 2), translated to MEPPRGPPASGAEPSRAVGTVKVYLPNKQRTVVTVRDGMSVYDSLDKALKVRGLNQDCCVVYRLIKGRKTVTAWDTAIAPLDGEELIVEVLEDVPLTMHNFVRKTFFSLAFCDFCLKFLFHGFRCQTCGYKFHQHCSSKVPTVCVDMSTNRRQFYHSIQDLSGGSRQQEVPSNLSVNELLTPQGPR